A portion of the Candidatus Margulisiibacteriota bacterium genome contains these proteins:
- a CDS encoding GNAT family N-acetyltransferase, with translation MPRLDGENIYLESVKPQNIALIRQWSVRSRDSFFLNKTTLTASADDLALLISSLNHQFYLAHNRSGQPIGVLLFSNIHNPQHIAEVSLTLQPSQNNTKLLKEALETGLVNLFSKTNLVKVYCHCQPHELELKKILLECFFKKEGQLNEHLFYNNKFHDQEIFGLNKEDYYK, from the coding sequence ATGCCGAGACTCGACGGGGAAAATATTTATCTGGAATCAGTCAAGCCGCAAAACATCGCCTTGATCCGTCAGTGGTCGGTCAGATCGCGGGATTCTTTTTTTCTGAACAAAACCACGCTGACGGCCAGCGCCGACGATCTCGCCCTGCTCATCAGCTCGCTCAATCATCAATTTTATCTGGCGCACAACCGTAGCGGCCAGCCGATCGGCGTGCTGCTTTTCAGCAATATTCATAATCCGCAGCATATCGCTGAAGTCAGTCTGACCCTGCAGCCTTCCCAAAACAACACCAAGCTCCTCAAAGAAGCGCTGGAAACCGGACTGGTCAATCTTTTTAGCAAGACCAATTTGGTCAAAGTATACTGCCACTGCCAGCCGCACGAACTGGAGCTGAAAAAAATCCTGCTGGAATGCTTTTTTAAAAAAGAAGGCCAGCTCAACGAACATCTTTTTTACAACAACAAATTTCACGATCAGGAAATTTTCGGCCTGAATAAAGAGGATTATTACAAATGA